Proteins encoded together in one Marispirochaeta sp. window:
- a CDS encoding methyl-accepting chemotaxis protein translates to MKEKNRVVCIIYMPWLLLLGLYSLGFAFYIDAAMLPRFLSTLFPAGILIMLAMGAAIRRKRGYFNPDLLGSQQEVDEKALSELGAAPLAIFKLFILFNFILVAVVTLVSIYFFGIDSARLLLYSGMALSYLLLGAAFVYVSLDRQVLNFLFARRVTRFPEYCRHERQFRKIIIMPSFMTLMNLALAFTSVLLETSRLESLHAAALAQQIPMLIGKIAIPWAIYTLIVIALVVVWAKNTGILFSRVQQRIDALTSKEKDLTGGVYICSVDEIAALAGGINQFIRMLHGSIVQLKEHFSHLDGIQHELLAAVRAAGEEVKASSKSIGAAEHEMRLQDHINEEAIHQGEEVARVVGKIGEAFTRQTEAVSSAMENVQDLITSVETAAGKILSVSQQGSRLEELSREGSEAVSAALNSVREVATMSNQLAEINKAIASIASQTNLLAMNAAIEAAHAGDSGQGFAVVADEIRMLAESSSAQTKESNNSLKLISEEINRALNDAERTSASFQQMQEGILEIGEASGRISETVQDQAKASRSISGMLDESKAQTDAISELSGNLEQRNAALLEALRQVGESSKKTLKEAERMGAMNGRVQERMETLIKAAEETALIQTNVSGLIEDFKV, encoded by the coding sequence ATGAAAGAAAAAAATAGGGTTGTCTGCATTATCTATATGCCCTGGTTACTGTTGCTTGGGCTCTACAGTCTTGGATTTGCCTTTTATATCGATGCGGCAATGCTGCCGCGGTTTTTGTCGACCTTGTTTCCCGCCGGGATCTTAATCATGCTTGCCATGGGGGCAGCAATCCGCAGGAAGAGGGGGTATTTTAATCCCGATCTTCTTGGGTCACAGCAGGAGGTTGACGAAAAAGCCTTGAGTGAGCTCGGAGCAGCGCCCCTTGCGATTTTTAAACTCTTTATTCTGTTTAATTTCATTCTGGTTGCGGTTGTTACCCTTGTATCGATATACTTCTTCGGTATTGATTCGGCACGTTTACTGCTCTACTCCGGGATGGCCCTTTCCTATCTGCTGCTCGGTGCGGCATTTGTGTATGTGAGTCTCGATCGGCAGGTTCTGAACTTTCTTTTTGCACGCCGGGTTACCCGGTTTCCCGAATACTGCCGTCATGAGCGTCAGTTCCGCAAGATTATAATCATGCCTTCTTTTATGACCCTTATGAACCTGGCCCTGGCCTTTACTTCGGTGCTTCTGGAAACCTCCCGCCTGGAGAGCCTGCATGCAGCCGCCCTGGCCCAGCAAATTCCCATGCTGATAGGAAAGATCGCGATTCCCTGGGCGATATACACCCTTATTGTAATTGCCCTGGTGGTAGTCTGGGCAAAGAATACGGGGATCCTCTTCTCCCGGGTGCAGCAAAGGATTGACGCCCTTACTTCCAAGGAGAAAGACCTTACCGGGGGGGTCTATATATGTTCAGTTGACGAGATCGCTGCTCTGGCGGGGGGAATAAATCAGTTTATCCGTATGCTACACGGCAGCATTGTACAGCTGAAGGAGCACTTTTCTCATCTTGACGGAATTCAGCACGAACTCCTGGCGGCGGTCAGGGCGGCCGGAGAGGAGGTCAAAGCCTCCAGCAAAAGCATTGGTGCCGCGGAGCATGAAATGCGCCTCCAGGACCACATAAACGAGGAGGCCATTCACCAGGGGGAAGAGGTCGCCCGGGTAGTGGGGAAGATCGGGGAGGCCTTTACCCGGCAGACCGAGGCAGTATCAAGCGCCATGGAGAATGTCCAGGACCTTATAACCTCTGTTGAAACTGCCGCCGGCAAGATCCTGTCCGTGTCTCAGCAGGGTTCCCGGCTGGAAGAGCTGTCCAGGGAGGGGAGCGAAGCGGTATCCGCAGCCCTGAATTCCGTACGGGAGGTGGCGACCATGTCCAACCAGCTGGCTGAGATAAACAAGGCTATTGCATCCATCGCTTCCCAGACGAACCTGCTTGCCATGAACGCTGCCATAGAGGCGGCCCATGCCGGAGATTCTGGGCAGGGTTTTGCCGTGGTTGCCGATGAAATCCGCATGCTGGCAGAGAGTTCCTCCGCTCAGACCAAGGAGAGCAATAACAGTCTGAAGCTGATATCCGAGGAAATAAACCGGGCCTTGAATGACGCGGAGCGCACCAGCGCCAGTTTCCAGCAAATGCAGGAGGGGATTCTGGAGATCGGAGAGGCCTCCGGCAGAATCTCGGAAACCGTTCAGGACCAGGCAAAGGCCAGTCGCAGCATCAGCGGCATGCTCGACGAATCGAAAGCCCAGACCGATGCCATCAGCGAACTGTCCGGTAACCTGGAGCAGCGTAACGCGGCCCTGCTGGAGGCTCTGAGGCAGGTCGGGGAGTCATCGAAAAAGACCCTGAAAGAGGCTGAGCGCATGGGAGCCATGAACGGGAGGGTCCAGGAGAGGATGGAAACTCTTATAAAAGCAGCCGAAGAGACTGCCCTGATTCAGACCAATGTCTCTGGTCTGATTGAAGATTTCAAGGTATAA